The Burkholderia mayonis genome window below encodes:
- a CDS encoding peroxiredoxin, which yields MSLRLGDIAPDFEQDSSLGRIKFHEWLGNSWGVLFSHPADYTPVCTTELGLTAKLKGEFEKRNVKVIALSVDSVESHKGWIDDINETQATSVGFPIIADGDRKVSELYDMIHPNANETLTVRSLFVIDPNKKVRLVITYPASTGRNFDEVLRVIDSLQLTDNYKVATPGNWKDGDDVVIVPSLQDPEELKQRFPKGFNAVRPYLRLTPQPNK from the coding sequence ATGAGTCTACGTCTTGGCGACATCGCGCCGGATTTCGAACAGGATTCGAGCCTCGGCCGCATCAAATTCCATGAATGGCTCGGCAACAGTTGGGGCGTCCTGTTCTCGCATCCGGCCGACTACACGCCCGTCTGCACGACGGAGCTCGGCCTGACCGCGAAGCTCAAGGGCGAATTCGAGAAGCGCAACGTGAAGGTGATCGCGCTGTCGGTTGACAGCGTCGAGTCGCACAAGGGCTGGATCGACGACATCAACGAGACGCAAGCGACGAGCGTCGGTTTTCCGATCATCGCCGACGGCGACCGCAAGGTCTCCGAGCTGTACGACATGATCCATCCGAATGCGAACGAGACGCTGACCGTGCGTTCGCTGTTCGTGATCGATCCGAACAAGAAGGTGCGTCTCGTCATCACCTATCCGGCGAGCACCGGCCGCAATTTCGACGAAGTGCTGCGCGTCATCGATTCGCTGCAATTGACCGACAACTACAAGGTCGCGACGCCCGGCAACTGGAAGGACGGCGACGACGTCGTGATCGTGCCGTCGCTGCAGGATCCGGAAGAGCTGAAGCAGCGCTTCCCGAAGGGCTTCAACGCGGTGCGTCCGTACCTGCGTTTGACGCCGCAGCCGAACAAGTGA
- a CDS encoding acyl-CoA dehydrogenase, with the protein MAAATFHWDDPLLLDQQLADDERMVRDAANAYALGKLAPRVTQAFRHETTDTTIFREMGELGLLGPTIPEQYGGPGLGYVSYGLIAREVERVDSGYRSMMSVQSSLVMVPIFEFGSDAQKEKYLPRLATGEWIGCFGLTEPNHGSDPGSMVTRAKKVPGGYSLSGSKMWITNSPIADVFVVWAKLDEDGRDEIRGFILEKGWKGLSAPAIHGKVGLRASITGEIVLDDVFVPEENIMPDVKGLRGPFTCLNSARYGIAWGALGAAESCWHTARQYVLDRKQFGRPLAANQLIQKKLADMQTEITLGLQGVLRLGRMKDEGTAAVEITSIMKRNSCGKALDIARLARDMLGGNGISDEFGVARHLVNLEVVNTYEGTHDIHALILGRAQTGIQAFF; encoded by the coding sequence ATGGCTGCCGCAACCTTTCATTGGGACGATCCGCTGCTGCTCGACCAGCAGCTCGCCGACGACGAGCGCATGGTGCGCGACGCCGCGAACGCTTACGCGCTGGGCAAGCTCGCGCCGCGCGTGACGCAGGCGTTCCGCCACGAAACCACCGACACGACGATCTTCCGCGAAATGGGCGAGCTCGGCCTCCTCGGCCCGACGATCCCCGAGCAGTACGGCGGCCCAGGCCTCGGCTACGTGAGCTACGGGCTCATCGCGCGCGAGGTCGAACGCGTCGATTCGGGCTATCGGTCGATGATGTCGGTGCAGTCGTCGCTCGTGATGGTGCCGATCTTCGAGTTCGGCTCCGACGCACAGAAGGAGAAATACCTGCCGAGGCTCGCGACGGGCGAATGGATCGGCTGCTTCGGCCTGACCGAGCCGAATCACGGCTCCGATCCGGGCAGCATGGTCACGCGCGCGAAGAAGGTGCCGGGCGGCTACTCGCTGTCGGGTTCGAAGATGTGGATCACGAATTCACCGATCGCCGACGTGTTCGTCGTCTGGGCGAAGCTCGACGAGGACGGCCGCGACGAGATCCGCGGCTTCATCCTCGAGAAGGGCTGGAAAGGTCTGTCGGCGCCGGCGATCCACGGCAAGGTGGGCCTGCGCGCGTCGATCACGGGCGAGATCGTGCTCGACGACGTGTTCGTGCCCGAAGAGAACATCATGCCGGACGTGAAAGGCCTGCGCGGGCCGTTCACGTGCCTGAACTCGGCGCGCTACGGCATCGCGTGGGGCGCGCTCGGCGCGGCCGAGTCGTGCTGGCACACCGCGCGCCAGTACGTGCTCGACCGCAAGCAATTCGGCCGTCCGCTCGCCGCCAACCAGCTGATCCAGAAGAAGCTCGCCGACATGCAGACCGAGATCACGCTCGGCCTGCAAGGCGTGCTGCGGCTCGGCCGGATGAAGGACGAAGGCACGGCGGCCGTCGAGATCACGTCGATCATGAAGCGCAATTCGTGCGGCAAGGCGCTCGACATCGCCCGCCTCGCCCGCGACATGCTGGGCGGCAACGGCATCTCGGACGAATTCGGCGTCGCGCGTCACCTCGTGAATCTCGAAGTGGTGAACACGTACGAAGGCACGCACGACATCCACGCGCTGATCCTTGGCCGCGCGCAGACGGGGATTCAGGCGTTCTTCTGA
- a CDS encoding IclR family transcriptional regulator yields the protein MNFSTIDADTLDERKFVVALARGLDLLRAFRPGETMLGNRDFVERTGLPKATVNRLAYTLTVLGYLRYDDALGKYALDAGVLSLGYALLAGSDTLALARPHMQALAREIGAAVSLGCRDGLDMIYLETIRSETALTLGLASGSRLSMLTSSMGRAYLAVQPPDVRAALFAELRKTAGKGRAGAALVAAAERAVEEFAADGCCYSFRDWHEDVNAIAVPFREPREGRWLILSCSGPASSMGEDVFRNKIGPKLKALARRLGQPA from the coding sequence ATGAATTTTTCGACCATCGACGCCGACACGCTCGACGAACGCAAGTTCGTCGTCGCCCTCGCACGGGGGCTCGATTTGCTGCGCGCGTTCCGGCCCGGCGAGACGATGCTCGGCAATCGCGACTTCGTCGAGCGCACCGGGCTGCCGAAGGCGACTGTCAACCGGCTCGCGTACACGCTTACCGTGCTTGGCTATCTGCGCTACGACGACGCGCTCGGCAAGTACGCGCTCGACGCAGGCGTGCTGTCGCTCGGCTATGCGCTGCTCGCGGGCTCCGACACGCTCGCGCTCGCGCGGCCGCACATGCAGGCGCTCGCGCGCGAGATCGGCGCGGCGGTGTCGCTCGGCTGCCGCGACGGTCTCGACATGATCTACCTGGAGACGATCCGCAGCGAGACGGCGCTGACGCTCGGGCTTGCGTCCGGGTCGCGGCTGTCGATGCTGACGAGCTCGATGGGGCGCGCGTATCTCGCCGTGCAGCCACCGGATGTGCGCGCGGCGTTATTCGCGGAGCTGCGCAAGACAGCGGGGAAGGGGCGGGCGGGCGCCGCGCTCGTCGCGGCGGCGGAGCGCGCGGTCGAGGAATTCGCCGCTGACGGCTGCTGCTATTCGTTTCGCGACTGGCACGAGGACGTGAATGCGATCGCGGTGCCGTTTCGCGAGCCGCGCGAGGGGCGCTGGCTGATTCTCAGCTGCAGCGGGCCCGCGTCGTCGATGGGCGAGGACGTGTTTCGCAACAAGATCGGCCCGAAGCTCAAGGCCCTCGCACGGCGGCTCGGGCAGCCGGCGTAG
- a CDS encoding GFA family protein has product MSGSELLEGGCACGAIRYRLVGVPTHAGFCHCRLCQRTTGAAVLAWATVPIGAFEYVKGEPRVYASSAWGERRFCPQCGAQLEYRLSNAPATVEVNYATLDDPSAIRPKAHTWYASRIPGLDVAGDLPVFGDGGD; this is encoded by the coding sequence ATGTCGGGCTCGGAATTGTTGGAAGGCGGGTGCGCGTGCGGCGCGATTCGTTACCGGCTCGTCGGCGTGCCCACCCACGCGGGTTTCTGCCATTGCAGGCTGTGCCAGCGGACGACGGGCGCCGCCGTGCTCGCGTGGGCAACGGTGCCGATCGGCGCGTTCGAGTATGTGAAGGGCGAGCCGCGCGTGTACGCGTCGAGTGCATGGGGTGAGCGGCGCTTCTGCCCGCAGTGCGGCGCGCAGCTCGAATACCGGCTGTCGAATGCGCCTGCGACAGTCGAGGTCAATTACGCGACGCTCGACGATCCGTCGGCGATCCGGCCGAAAGCGCACACGTGGTACGCGAGCCGCATCCCCGGTCTCGACGTGGCGGGCGATCTGCCGGTGTTCGGCGACGGCGGCGACTGA